The region CAGGATGCCGGACGTGGGCATCTGGTCCAGCCACTCGTCACGGGTGTAGAACCGCTGCCAGCCGAACCGCCACTCCTCGGACTCGCCGAACGCGCCCGCCTCCCGGATGCCGCCGGCGGCCCTGTCCAGCAGCGGCCGGTATCCGTCCAGGGCCGACTTCGCCGGCCCGCTCCCCGGCGGGGGAAAGCCGGGTATCAGCCGCCGGTAGACCGCGGCGAGGTTCTCCGCCACGATGGGCGGTGGCTCGAACACATGCCAGAACGCCGCCAGACGGCCACCGGGGCGCAGCACCTCGGCGGCCTTCAACGCGCCGGCGACCGGGTCGACCCAGTGCCAGGACGTCCCCGCGACGACCGCGTCGTACGTCCGGCCGGCGGGGTCCCATGCCTCGAACGTCGCCACCTCGACCTCGATCCCGCTGTCGCGCGCGAAGGCGGCCATCCGCGGGTCGGGTTCGACGCCGAGCACCCGGCAGCCCGCCGACCGGAACTGCCGCGCCTCGATGCCGGTGCCGCAGCCGACGTCGAGGACCTCGGGCCCGGGACAGGTGGCGACGATCCTTTCCACCATGGCGCCGGGATAGGCGGGCCGGGTGCGGTCGTACCGCTCGGCGTCCTCCCCGAACGACTCCGCCATCTGCCTGGCCTCGTGTGGTGAGCCTTCGCAAGTGGGCATGTGCCCACTATCAGTGGGCACATGCCCACTCGTCAACGGCACCGGTAGAGTCGGTCATGGCGGAGAGGAGGGACGAGCGGTGCCGACGGGAGTGGCCCTCCGCGACGTACGCACGCAGTTGTTCGACGCGGCCGAGCGCGTCCTGCTCAGGGACGGACCGAGCGCGCTGACCAGCCGGGCGGTCACCACCGAGGCGGGCTGCGCCAAGGGCGTCCTGCACCGGCACTTCGCCGACTTCGACGCCTTCCTCGCCGAGCTGGTGCTCGACGGCATCGCCAGGATCGACGGCCAGGCGACCGCTCTGCGCGACTCCGCCGGGACCGGCACCGTCGCCGGCAACCTCACCGACGTGCTGACGGACCTGTTCGGGTCGATCGCCGTCGCGGTCGTCGGTCTGATCATCTCCCGCGACGGCCTGCGCGCCCGGTTACGTCAGGCCAGGCCCGGCCAGGGCCTTCCGCTCCTCACGGAGGCCGCGGCCATGCTCGCCGCCTATCTCGCGGCCGAGCGTGATCTGGGCCGGATCGCGGCGGACGCCGACGTCGACACGCTCGCTCCCACGCTGCTCGGCGCCTCACACCTGCTCTTCGCCGACCGCGACGGCGGCCCGCCCCAGGCCGACGCCGTACACAAGATGGTGAGCACGGTCATCGCCGGTGTCGTACGCGACTGAGCCGCGAGCCACACCACCCTGCGTGCCGCCGGCCCAGCCCTGCCTGCCCCCTGGCCTTCGCGGACGACGGGCGACGTGGCGCCGAGGTCACGGCGGGCCGATCTCGAACTCCCCGGCCCGGACACCGTCGAGGAACGCGGCCCATTCGGCCGGAGTGAAGAGAAGTGCCGGACCCTCCGGGTCCTTGGAGTCTCGAACGGCGATCAACCGGTCATCACCTCCGGACCTCCGACCAGCCGATGCAGGACCGACTCGTCGAGCACGCACCGGAAAGTCGGCGGCTCGGGCGTGGCGCGGCTCAGGACGGCCTGCCGTTCCAGCCGGGCCGCCACGGCGGTCTCGTCACCGAGCAGCGCGCTCGCGTACGCATCGGTCTGCAGCAAACCGGGAACCACAAGCGGCTCGTAGGTCCGCAGTGCTACCGCCGCCTGCTCCTTCTCGCGCCACTCGCCGAACCAGGCGGGGAAAACCTGCACCTTGCGCCAGTCCAGGAGCCGGAGCAGCGCGCCACCCGTCACCAGTGCCTCGTCGCAGCACCGGGCGAACTCCGGGCTCGCCGGAAGCTGACCGGTCTCGACACCGCTGACCAGCGACTCGCTGAAGTGGACCTTCTGCGCGAGTTGCGCCTGGGTCAGCCCCGCCTGCGCCCGGTAGTGACGCAACTCCCGCCCCCATATCGCCTGAGGTGAGTACACGTCCACAGCACACCCCCTTCGTCGGGTAATCAAATTACAACAGAAAGTAATCACGTGAGCGTCGCACGCGCTGCGGGTAACGTGACCACTTGTGACAAGGCCGGCGCTGTTCGATCGGGAGACCCGTTACTCCGGGGGCCGGGCGTGAACGATGACGACCGGCTCTTGTTGCGCCGTACGTTCACCGAGGACGCCGTCCTGTACGACCGGATGCGGCCCGGCTATCCGGCCGCGCTGTTCAAGCACGTTCCCCGGGGCAGCCGGGTGCTGGAGATCGGCTGCGGCACCGGTCAGGCCACCGTCGCCCTCGCCGAGCGCGGCTGCGCGGTCACGGCGATCGAGCTCGGCGCCGAGATGGCGGCGCTCGCCCGCCGCAAGCTGGCCCGGTTCGCCCGCGTGGACGTGGTCAACGCGGCCTTCGAGGAGTGGCCGCTGCCGCCCGAGCCGTTCGACGTCGTCTTCGCCGCCACCAGCTTCCACTGGCTCGACCCGGCCACGCGCGTGGGCAGGTCGGCCGACGCGTTGCGGCCGGGCGGCCCGCTGGCCGTCGTCTCGACCGAGCACGTCGCCGGTGGCACCGAGGCGTTCTTCGCCGACGTGCAGCGCTGCTACGAGCGGTGGGACCCCGCCACGCCGCCCGGCCTGCGGTTGACACCCGCGAGCGCCATCCCGTACGACAGCGGCGAGATCGACGCCTCCGGCCGCTTCGGGCCGGTGCGGTTCCACCGCTTCGAGTGGGACCACGCCTACACGACGCGGGAGTATCTCGACCTGCTCGGCACCTACTCCGGCCACCGTGCCCTGCCCGCCGAGGCCCGCACGGGGCTGCTCGACTGCATCGCTGCACTCATCGACAACCGGTACGGCGGACGGATCGTCAAGCGCTACCTCACCCAACTCGCCCTCGCGAACAAGCTCGGCTGAGGGTCAGCTGAGCAGGGGGGTGAGGGCGGCTTCGAGGTCGGGCACGCCGGTGAACAGAACGCCGGTCATGCCGAGCGCCCGGGCCACCTCGACGTTCTCCATACGGTCGTCCACGAAAAGACACCGGTGCGCCGGGACTCCCGCCCGTTCCGCGGCGATCTCGTAGATGCGGTGGCCGGGCTTGGTCACTCCCACCCGGGCGCTGCTGACCACCTCGTCGGCGAAGTGGGCCAGGCCCAGCCACGCGAGGTCGTCCTCCAGGTCCAGCGTCGCGTTGGTCACGAGCACGACGGGCACGTGCGCCTGGGCCCGGCGCAGCAGGCCGAGCACGTCCTCGTCCACTCGTGTCGGCGCCTTCATGAACGCCGTGACCAGGGCGCGGGCCCGCTCCGGCGGCATCTGCCGGGCCAGCGCGGCCTCGGCCGCGTCTTGCCACTGCTCGACGGTGATCCGCCCCAGCAGCGCCGGCAGGCCCACGTCGGGCGCGAAGACGACCTTCGTCGTGGTGCCCTCGGCGAGACCGGCCGCGCGCTCCAGGTCGACCAGTTCCGTCTGGTCGTGGAAACGGATGACGCCGTCGAAGTCACACAGCACCGCGTCGAACGGCCGGGGGGTCGCCATCGCCCATGCATACCACGGAGCGGCCCGCATCCACGGCCCTCCGGCGAGGTGTGGTCAGCGGAGCAGGTCCAGGGCCCGGGCGGTGCCGAGGGAGTCGTCGGCGGCGGTGTGCCGGGGCTCGGCCTCGCCGCGCAGCACCTCGTGGATGTGGCGGATGCCCCAGGAGAACGTCGAGTCCTCCCCCGGCTCGTGCCGCTGGACCGGCCGCTCCTCGCGCCAGACCTCCATCACGTCGTGCGGCTTCGGGTGGAAGGGATTGGTCACGCGGATCTCCCCGCCGGTGCCGACCAGCCGGGCGTACGTCGTGAACGGCAGGTCGAAGCTGCAGCTCAGCAGCAGGCGGCCGGGATCGAACTCGAGCACTCCGGCGGTCTCGACGTCCACCCCGGCATCGCCCTTGACCGTGACGGCGTGACCGGCCACGGCCTCGCGGCCGAACAGCAGTTGCGCGAGCCGTACGGAGTAGCAGCCCACGTCGTAGAGGGCGCCGCCGCCGAGAGCCGCGTCGAGCCGGATGTTCTCCGCGCCCTCAAGCTGGAAGTGGAAGGACGACCAGATCTCCCGCAGGTCGCCGATGACGCCCTGTTCGAGGAGCTCGCGCAGCCGGGCCGTCTGCGGGTGGAACGGGAAGACGAACGCCTCCCAGAGCGGGCGGGCCG is a window of Microbispora sp. NBC_01189 DNA encoding:
- a CDS encoding class I SAM-dependent methyltransferase, with amino-acid sequence MPTCEGSPHEARQMAESFGEDAERYDRTRPAYPGAMVERIVATCPGPEVLDVGCGTGIEARQFRSAGCRVLGVEPDPRMAAFARDSGIEVEVATFEAWDPAGRTYDAVVAGTSWHWVDPVAGALKAAEVLRPGGRLAAFWHVFEPPPIVAENLAAVYRRLIPGFPPPGSGPAKSALDGYRPLLDRAAGGIREAGAFGESEEWRFGWQRFYTRDEWLDQMPTSGILTRLPPDALSEVLAEAGAAIDGIGGGFTMAYVTVVVTAARL
- a CDS encoding TetR/AcrR family transcriptional regulator gives rise to the protein MPTGVALRDVRTQLFDAAERVLLRDGPSALTSRAVTTEAGCAKGVLHRHFADFDAFLAELVLDGIARIDGQATALRDSAGTGTVAGNLTDVLTDLFGSIAVAVVGLIISRDGLRARLRQARPGQGLPLLTEAAAMLAAYLAAERDLGRIAADADVDTLAPTLLGASHLLFADRDGGPPQADAVHKMVSTVIAGVVRD
- a CDS encoding DUF397 domain-containing protein; protein product: MIAVRDSKDPEGPALLFTPAEWAAFLDGVRAGEFEIGPP
- a CDS encoding helix-turn-helix domain-containing protein encodes the protein MYSPQAIWGRELRHYRAQAGLTQAQLAQKVHFSESLVSGVETGQLPASPEFARCCDEALVTGGALLRLLDWRKVQVFPAWFGEWREKEQAAVALRTYEPLVVPGLLQTDAYASALLGDETAVAARLERQAVLSRATPEPPTFRCVLDESVLHRLVGGPEVMTG
- a CDS encoding class I SAM-dependent methyltransferase, giving the protein MNDDDRLLLRRTFTEDAVLYDRMRPGYPAALFKHVPRGSRVLEIGCGTGQATVALAERGCAVTAIELGAEMAALARRKLARFARVDVVNAAFEEWPLPPEPFDVVFAATSFHWLDPATRVGRSADALRPGGPLAVVSTEHVAGGTEAFFADVQRCYERWDPATPPGLRLTPASAIPYDSGEIDASGRFGPVRFHRFEWDHAYTTREYLDLLGTYSGHRALPAEARTGLLDCIAALIDNRYGGRIVKRYLTQLALANKLG
- a CDS encoding HAD-IA family hydrolase, coding for MATPRPFDAVLCDFDGVIRFHDQTELVDLERAAGLAEGTTTKVVFAPDVGLPALLGRITVEQWQDAAEAALARQMPPERARALVTAFMKAPTRVDEDVLGLLRRAQAHVPVVLVTNATLDLEDDLAWLGLAHFADEVVSSARVGVTKPGHRIYEIAAERAGVPAHRCLFVDDRMENVEVARALGMTGVLFTGVPDLEAALTPLLS
- a CDS encoding Gfo/Idh/MocA family oxidoreductase, translated to MSGVRWGILGTAGIAARAFLPGLREAGGGTAAVVAGRDLARAEAFAGENGVGRAVRGYEAVIEDPDIDAVYVPLPNALHARWTIAALEAGKAVLCEKPLSLTAGEAENVVDVARRSARPLWEAFVFPFHPQTARLRELLEQGVIGDLREIWSSFHFQLEGAENIRLDAALGGGALYDVGCYSVRLAQLLFGREAVAGHAVTVKGDAGVDVETAGVLEFDPGRLLLSCSFDLPFTTYARLVGTGGEIRVTNPFHPKPHDVMEVWREERPVQRHEPGEDSTFSWGIRHIHEVLRGEAEPRHTAADDSLGTARALDLLR